DNA from Lactobacillus sp. ESL0791:
GGTTCGTGCTTTTATGGCCGGGATGGGCGTCATCGATTTCGCTATTTTCCCAGCAATTGCGTTAGCTATGTACAAAACTTCGCTGCCACAAAATAAGAAGAAAGTTGCCGGGTTACTGATTCCAACGATAGTTTCAACAATGCTCTTTGGCATTACTGAACCAATTTTATTTACTTTCTTATTTATTGCACCGTGGATGTATTTCTTAGTTTATGCACCAATTGCCGGTTTAGCAGAAGTGGTCACAGAATTTTGTAAGGTTTCGATTTATCAGGGTAACCTGAAGGACTGGATTCCGTTCTTCTTGCGGCCGGAAAAATTAAATATGTGGCCATATCTCTACATAATGCCGATTTTCTTTGTTGTGGTCTTTTTCTTATTTAAATTTTTGATTTTGAAGTTTGACGTGAAAACTCCAGGTCGTGAAGAAGATGAAGCAACTGTTAAGCTGTATTCTAAAGAAGAATACAATGAAAAAGTTAACCAAGAAAAAGCTGCTAAAAATGGGCAAACGGTAAGTGCTGATGCTGACAATAGTTTGGCTGCACGGATTATTGCCGGACTAGGTGGTGCCGATAATATTGAAGATTTGGATAACTGCATCTCGCGTTTGAGAGTAGTTGTGAAGGATCCGACTAAAGTGGTCGATGATGCCGTTTGGAAGCGCGATTTAGAAGCATTAGGAGTAATCCACCTTGATAAGGGTATTCAGATTGTTTATGGTGCCAAGGTTGCCGGAATTGCGGTCGATGTTCGTGATAAATTAGGTGGCTATTAATGCTTTTCTTTCACACTTTTATTGACCAAAAGGAAGTTGAAGTACTCAAGTACCAGTTTGTTATTTCTGGGCAAAAAGTTCTGCAGCTGAATATTATTGATGGCTGTTTCGAGCACGCGCCGATTATTATCCGTGATCCCCATGGTCAAATTCGGGGATTGTACAGTTTAAAAACACGCATTAAAAGCCACTTTATTGGACCTACTTGGAAAGAAACGACAAATGGCGGACTGCCGGGACCGTTTCCTAAGGGAATATGGTCGTTAGAGATTTTAAAGCCATCTTTAAGAGTAACGGGCAAAATTCAATTAGAAATTCGCTTTGACCGGCAAATAAATGACCAAGAGGAAACTTTTGCCGTTTTATCTCAGAATTTTACACAAGAAACTCCAGGGAAGACTGGTTGGTTGACTGCCGAATTACACTGCCACAGTTATTATTCTGATGGCCGGGTGAACCTGGCTGATATTTCTAATTGGGCCACACAAAGACAGCTTGACTTAGTTGCTTTAACGGATCATTCGGTTGTCACAACTAAATTTCCTAAAATTAACCAATTATTTTTGCCAGGAACGGAATTGACTTTAGACAATGAAGTTCATTACAACGTTTATGGTCTGAACAAGTTTATTGATTATCCGAAATACTTTGACAATCATCAAACCAAAAATGAAAATATTAACGCGATGTTTGCGGATTTAAAAAAAGCAAAGTATCTTTTGTCAATTAAT
Protein-coding regions in this window:
- a CDS encoding CehA/McbA family metallohydrolase, which translates into the protein MLFFHTFIDQKEVEVLKYQFVISGQKVLQLNIIDGCFEHAPIIIRDPHGQIRGLYSLKTRIKSHFIGPTWKETTNGGLPGPFPKGIWSLEILKPSLRVTGKIQLEIRFDRQINDQEETFAVLSQNFTQETPGKTGWLTAELHCHSYYSDGRVNLADISNWATQRQLDLVALTDHSVVTTKFPKINQLFLPGTELTLDNEVHYNVYGLNKFIDYPKYFDNHQTKNENINAMFADLKKAKYLLSINHPFADGMTLQHDFDIRNFNLLEVINSAPYATEDIIDNKKAIRFFDFLWQEGHYLFGIGGSDAHKNSYQQEYPMAIPQNKIYVEQRSIAAVLESMRHGHVIVASNYQAKISLMDERGQTVLPGSEYNGLVHFQALGERPVTWHVIKNGQCIYETLADKCEYTAKVAAGDYIRFDAFAGQIPVVFVNPLYSQLKVNPQLNFFQELLAQFARIC